From Geomonas agri, one genomic window encodes:
- a CDS encoding helix-turn-helix domain-containing protein, which yields MKIGERLKRLRMANSLTQEELASRADLTKGFISQLENDATSPSIATLKDIVDVLGISMQEFFSEEVDQDIVFGKDARVQATDDGDTVKVELLVPGAQNREMDPVLVTLDPGGEMDEQPIHEGEEFGFVISGKVQLRLDDKLYTVDKGECFYFSSDRKHTVKNVGKSAAKLLWVVTPPTFYY from the coding sequence TTGAAAATCGGTGAGAGGTTGAAGAGGCTCAGGATGGCCAATTCGCTCACTCAAGAAGAGCTGGCCAGCCGCGCTGATCTGACCAAGGGCTTCATTTCGCAGCTGGAGAACGACGCGACCTCACCGTCCATCGCGACGCTGAAAGACATCGTCGACGTTCTCGGCATCAGCATGCAGGAGTTCTTCAGTGAAGAAGTCGACCAGGACATCGTCTTCGGAAAAGATGCCCGGGTGCAGGCGACCGACGATGGCGATACCGTCAAGGTGGAGCTCCTGGTGCCTGGCGCGCAGAACCGTGAGATGGACCCGGTGCTGGTGACACTCGATCCCGGCGGCGAGATGGACGAACAGCCCATCCACGAGGGCGAGGAATTCGGTTTCGTCATTTCCGGCAAGGTGCAGTTACGGTTGGACGACAAGCTATATACGGTGGACAAGGGGGAGTGCTTCTACTTCTCCTCGGACCGCAAGCATACAGTCAAAAATGTAGGAAAGAGCGCGGCGAAGCTGCTCTGGGTTGTGACACCCCCAACGTTTTACTATTGA
- the nspC gene encoding carboxynorspermidine decarboxylase encodes MTRIAPSPAFVVDLGRLRHNLAILDEVQQRSGAKILLALKAFSMWSVFPIIAQTLHGICASSPWEARLGREEFGKEVHSFSAAFKESDVAELLTTSNHLVFNSFNQLERFRPMWEKEAGRVSIGLRVNPGHSEGHTPIYDPAAPKSRLGILHSEFEGKSLAGVEGLHFHTLCEQLFEPLERTSKVFEEKFGEFLPQMKWLNLGGGHHITREGYDIDALVELVRYYREKYDLEVYLEPGEAIAIGTGILVSEVLDVVHNEADIAILDVSATCHMPDILEMPYRPEIQNGYLPGEKGHDYRLGGPSCLAGDVIGDWSFDHELVPGEKLAFLDMSHYTMVKTTTFNGIQLPHICTYEPQTGELCVVRSFGYEDFKNRLS; translated from the coding sequence ATGACGCGGATCGCTCCCTCGCCGGCCTTCGTGGTCGACCTGGGGCGGCTGCGCCACAATTTGGCGATACTCGACGAGGTGCAACAGCGCAGCGGCGCCAAGATCCTCCTGGCTCTGAAGGCGTTTTCCATGTGGAGCGTCTTCCCGATCATCGCGCAGACGCTGCACGGGATCTGCGCCAGCTCGCCGTGGGAGGCGCGTCTTGGTCGCGAGGAATTTGGCAAAGAGGTGCACAGCTTCTCAGCCGCATTCAAAGAAAGCGACGTGGCGGAGCTGCTCACCACCTCGAACCACTTGGTGTTCAACTCGTTCAACCAGCTGGAGCGCTTTCGCCCCATGTGGGAAAAGGAAGCCGGCCGCGTCTCAATTGGCCTGCGAGTCAACCCCGGGCACTCCGAGGGACACACGCCGATCTACGACCCGGCGGCGCCCAAGTCGCGCCTGGGCATCCTGCACTCCGAGTTCGAGGGTAAATCTCTCGCCGGCGTGGAAGGGCTCCATTTTCACACCCTGTGCGAGCAGCTCTTCGAGCCCCTGGAGCGCACCTCCAAGGTCTTCGAGGAGAAGTTCGGCGAGTTCCTGCCGCAGATGAAGTGGCTGAACCTGGGTGGGGGGCACCACATCACCCGCGAGGGGTACGACATCGACGCCCTGGTGGAACTGGTGCGCTACTACCGCGAGAAGTACGACCTCGAGGTCTACCTCGAGCCGGGCGAGGCCATCGCCATCGGCACCGGCATACTGGTCTCCGAAGTGCTGGACGTAGTGCACAACGAGGCGGATATCGCAATCCTGGACGTCTCGGCCACCTGCCATATGCCTGACATCCTGGAGATGCCCTACCGTCCAGAGATCCAGAACGGCTACCTGCCGGGAGAGAAGGGGCACGACTACCGCCTCGGCGGACCTTCGTGCCTGGCCGGCGACGTGATCGGCGATTGGTCCTTCGACCATGAACTGGTGCCGGGGGAGAAGCTTGCCTTCCTGGACATGTCGCACTACACCATGGTCAAGACGACCACGTTCAACGGCATCCAACTGCCGCATATTTGTACCTATGAGCCGCAAACCGGGGAACTGTGCGTTGTGCGCAGCTTCGGCTATGAAGATTTCAAGAACCGGCTGTCGTGA
- a CDS encoding anaerobic C4-dicarboxylate transporter yields MAAMFWIQFILVLGAVLIGIRKGGVALGLIGGLGVSVLVLGFRSAPSEPPIAVMLIILAVVTASATLQVAGGLDYLVQLTEKLLRAHPKYVTILAPLCTFFLTVCCGTGHAVYALLPVISDVAIKTKIRPERPMAISSVASQMGITASPVAAAVTFFLGFAAKSGHPVTLIDIISVTMPAGIIGVLAAAAWSFNRGLDLDKDTDFQARLQDPEFRKNLDADVTTLDKKISTVAKVSVALFFAGVGTIILMASCPWLLPLAADKKPVPMTTVVQFIMLAYGAFILFAAKVKAKDIAHSSVFIAGMIAVVSIFGIAWMSDTFISANKKYLIDNIGIMVKMAPWTFAIATFCISAFVKSQAATLAITLPLGLALGLPIPLLLGLMPASYAYFFFAFYPSDLAAINMDRTGTTRIGKYLLNHSFMIPGLIGVGVSTVVAYTISQFIL; encoded by the coding sequence ATGGCAGCGATGTTCTGGATCCAATTCATACTCGTACTCGGCGCGGTGCTGATAGGTATCCGCAAAGGTGGCGTGGCGCTCGGCCTGATCGGCGGCCTCGGCGTTTCAGTGCTGGTGCTCGGTTTCCGCAGCGCCCCATCCGAGCCCCCCATCGCCGTCATGCTGATCATCCTCGCGGTGGTCACAGCGTCGGCAACCCTGCAGGTGGCGGGGGGACTCGATTACCTGGTGCAGTTGACCGAGAAGCTTTTGCGCGCCCATCCCAAGTACGTCACCATTCTGGCCCCGCTCTGTACCTTCTTCCTGACCGTCTGCTGCGGTACCGGGCATGCCGTGTACGCGCTGCTGCCGGTCATCTCCGACGTGGCCATCAAGACCAAGATCCGTCCGGAACGCCCGATGGCGATTTCCAGTGTCGCCTCCCAGATGGGGATCACGGCGAGCCCTGTTGCCGCCGCCGTTACCTTCTTCCTGGGCTTCGCCGCCAAGTCCGGTCACCCCGTCACCCTGATCGACATCATCTCGGTCACCATGCCTGCCGGCATCATCGGTGTCTTGGCCGCCGCAGCCTGGAGCTTCAACCGCGGTCTTGACCTCGACAAGGACACCGACTTCCAGGCCCGACTGCAGGATCCCGAATTCCGTAAGAATCTCGACGCGGACGTGACCACTCTGGACAAGAAAATCTCCACCGTCGCCAAGGTCTCCGTGGCGCTCTTCTTTGCCGGCGTCGGTACCATCATACTGATGGCAAGCTGCCCCTGGCTCCTCCCGCTGGCCGCCGACAAGAAGCCAGTCCCGATGACCACCGTGGTTCAGTTCATCATGCTCGCTTACGGTGCCTTCATTCTCTTCGCCGCCAAGGTCAAGGCAAAAGACATCGCCCACTCAAGCGTTTTTATCGCAGGCATGATCGCGGTCGTCTCCATCTTCGGCATCGCCTGGATGAGCGATACCTTCATCAGCGCCAACAAGAAGTACCTGATCGACAACATCGGCATCATGGTGAAGATGGCACCCTGGACCTTCGCCATCGCCACCTTCTGCATCTCCGCTTTCGTCAAGAGCCAGGCGGCGACTCTCGCCATCACGCTGCCGCTGGGCCTTGCCCTTGGTCTTCCCATCCCGCTGCTACTGGGACTGATGCCTGCCAGCTACGCTTACTTCTTCTTCGCCTTCTACCCGAGTGACCTGGCCGCCATCAACATGGACCGCACCGGCACCACCAGGATCGGCAAGTATCTCCTGAACCACAGCTTCATGATCCCGGGCCTGATCGGCGTCGGCGTCTCCACCGTGGTCGCCTACACCATCTCGCAGTTCATTCTCTAA
- the speA gene encoding biosynthetic arginine decarboxylase yields the protein MAKWTINDSSKIYNIDNWGAELFSVNKKGNVCVHPTPNSKYSIDLKVLVDDLIKRKIKPPILLRFMNILEGRIASISRVFKNAIHDNNYPAKYQTFYPIKVNQQRQVVEAIANFGKKYNIGLEVGSKPELVAAISMVTGSNLPIICNGYKDTEFIETVLFATRVGYDITIVVEKLFELEKIVEVAKKTGITPKLGIRVKLSSKGIGKWSTSGGEDAKFGLRISEIIAAIDMLRENGMLNTVKLLHFHVGSQITKIDKIKNALIEGTRIYAEMRKLGVDLEFLDIGGGLGVDYDGSKSSYFSSVNYSLDEYANDVIYQVKNICDDAGVPCPNIISESGRATVAHYSVLITDVLNNNTQTLMPDFEFILTETEKLSPTVKKLVDIYKSIDKHSLREDYHDTIQLIQESVSLFNLGYLNMAERANAEWIYSKIIRKINSIVEKMKPIPDELQNFQLSLRQTYFANFSLFQSIPDSWAIDQLFPIVPIQRLDEKPDVLASIADITCDSDGEITSFVGENGRTKALPLHKIKGDEQYYIGFFLIGAYQEILGDMHNLFGDTNAVHITFNKKTNYKIDTVITGDATWESLKYVQYDAQEILKRVRNNLEKDVSLQKVSIEESSHFLELLDKTLQSYTYLGE from the coding sequence ATGGCTAAATGGACCATCAACGATTCCTCGAAGATCTACAACATCGACAACTGGGGCGCGGAACTCTTCTCGGTCAACAAGAAGGGTAACGTCTGCGTACATCCGACCCCCAATTCAAAATACTCAATCGATCTGAAGGTGCTGGTCGACGACCTGATCAAGAGAAAGATCAAGCCGCCGATCCTGCTGCGCTTCATGAACATCCTGGAGGGGCGTATCGCCTCCATCAGCCGCGTGTTCAAAAACGCTATTCACGACAACAACTACCCGGCCAAGTACCAGACCTTCTACCCGATCAAGGTCAATCAGCAGCGCCAGGTGGTTGAGGCGATCGCCAATTTCGGCAAGAAGTACAACATCGGCCTCGAGGTCGGCTCCAAGCCGGAACTGGTGGCGGCCATCTCTATGGTGACCGGGAGCAACCTTCCCATCATCTGCAACGGCTACAAGGACACTGAGTTCATCGAGACCGTGCTCTTCGCCACCCGCGTCGGCTATGACATCACCATCGTGGTGGAGAAACTGTTCGAGCTCGAGAAAATCGTCGAGGTCGCCAAAAAGACCGGGATCACGCCGAAACTGGGCATCCGCGTCAAGCTCTCCTCCAAGGGGATCGGCAAGTGGTCTACCTCCGGCGGCGAGGACGCCAAGTTCGGCCTGCGCATCTCGGAGATCATTGCAGCAATCGACATGCTGCGCGAAAACGGCATGCTGAACACCGTGAAACTGCTTCACTTCCATGTTGGCAGCCAGATCACCAAGATCGACAAAATCAAGAACGCCCTGATCGAGGGAACCAGGATCTACGCCGAGATGAGGAAACTCGGCGTCGACCTCGAGTTCCTAGATATCGGTGGCGGCCTCGGCGTCGACTACGACGGCTCCAAGTCGAGCTACTTCTCCAGCGTCAACTATTCGCTCGATGAGTACGCCAATGACGTCATCTACCAGGTTAAGAACATATGTGACGACGCCGGCGTGCCGTGCCCGAACATCATCTCCGAGTCCGGCCGCGCCACCGTCGCACACTACTCGGTGCTGATCACCGACGTGCTTAACAACAACACTCAGACGCTCATGCCGGACTTCGAGTTCATCCTGACCGAGACGGAGAAGCTTTCCCCGACAGTCAAGAAACTGGTCGACATCTACAAGAGCATCGACAAGCACTCCCTGCGCGAGGACTACCACGACACCATCCAGCTGATCCAGGAGTCGGTGAGCCTTTTCAACCTGGGCTATCTGAACATGGCCGAGCGCGCCAACGCGGAGTGGATCTACTCGAAGATCATCAGGAAGATCAACTCCATCGTGGAGAAGATGAAGCCGATCCCGGACGAGCTGCAGAACTTCCAGCTGAGCCTGAGGCAGACCTACTTCGCCAACTTCTCGCTGTTCCAGTCCATCCCGGACTCCTGGGCCATCGATCAGCTCTTCCCGATCGTCCCGATCCAGCGTCTGGACGAGAAACCGGACGTCCTAGCCTCCATCGCCGATATCACCTGTGACTCTGACGGCGAGATCACCAGCTTCGTTGGAGAAAATGGCAGGACCAAGGCGCTGCCGCTGCACAAGATCAAGGGTGACGAGCAGTACTACATTGGCTTCTTCCTGATCGGCGCCTACCAGGAGATCTTGGGCGACATGCACAACCTGTTCGGCGACACCAACGCCGTGCACATTACCTTCAACAAGAAGACCAACTACAAGATCGATACTGTCATCACCGGTGACGCCACCTGGGAGAGCCTGAAGTACGTGCAGTACGACGCCCAGGAGATCCTAAAGCGGGTCCGCAATAACCTGGAGAAGGACGTTTCTCTGCAGAAGGTGTCTATCGAGGAGAGCAGCCACTTCCTGGAACTCCTGGACAAAACGCTGCAGTCCTACACCTACCTGGGAGAATAG
- a CDS encoding sigma-54-dependent transcriptional regulator produces the protein MTETLYPDFGVLLVDDEPDWLGSLTLTLETAGGISNITTCSDSRQVLSILEETRIGLVMLDLTMPHLSGEEVLAQIAERFPDIAVIVLSGLNQLETAVRCMRLGAFDYCVKTDEEERIVGSVLRAIRMVEMRSEFQEVSSRLISRELSHPEAFSAIVTGDRSMLDVFAYIEAVAKSPQPLLITGESGVGKELVAQAVHRLSGCRGKLVTVNVAGLDDTVFADTLFGHVRGAFTGADQARRGMVEEASDGTLFLDEIGDLSIASQVKLLRLLQEREYFPLGCDLPKRLKARIIVATHQNLSAKEGEGKFRRDLYYRLRTHRVQIPALRERRGDIPLLLDHFLAEAAEALGKKKPTPPKGLAQFLSTYSFPGNVRELKAMVFDAVSVHRDRMLSMDSFVKAVESAQAEAGPSAVPPPRENPFSGFDELPTFSDAAAFLVQEALARANGNQTLAARLLGISQPALSKRLKMMHS, from the coding sequence GTGACCGAGACCCTCTACCCCGATTTCGGCGTTCTCTTGGTCGATGACGAACCCGACTGGCTCGGTTCCCTGACCCTCACCCTGGAGACCGCCGGCGGGATCAGCAACATCACCACCTGCAGCGACAGCCGACAGGTGCTGTCGATACTCGAGGAGACGCGCATCGGGCTGGTCATGCTCGATCTGACCATGCCGCACCTATCCGGCGAGGAGGTGCTGGCCCAGATCGCGGAACGCTTCCCCGACATCGCGGTAATCGTCCTGAGCGGCCTGAACCAGCTGGAGACGGCGGTGCGCTGCATGCGCTTGGGCGCCTTCGACTATTGTGTCAAGACCGACGAGGAGGAGCGTATCGTCGGAAGCGTGCTGCGGGCGATCCGGATGGTGGAGATGAGAAGCGAGTTCCAGGAGGTGTCGAGTCGCCTGATCTCGCGCGAGCTGTCGCACCCCGAGGCCTTCTCTGCCATCGTCACCGGCGACCGCTCCATGCTCGATGTTTTCGCCTACATCGAGGCGGTGGCCAAGAGTCCGCAACCGCTCTTGATCACCGGGGAGAGCGGGGTAGGGAAGGAGCTGGTCGCCCAGGCAGTGCACCGCTTGAGCGGCTGCCGCGGCAAGCTGGTCACGGTCAACGTGGCGGGGCTGGACGACACCGTGTTCGCCGACACCCTGTTCGGCCATGTGCGCGGCGCCTTCACCGGCGCGGACCAGGCAAGGCGCGGCATGGTGGAGGAAGCCAGCGACGGGACGCTCTTTCTGGATGAGATCGGTGACCTGAGCATCGCCTCGCAGGTGAAGCTGTTGCGGCTGTTGCAGGAGCGCGAGTATTTCCCGCTGGGGTGCGACCTACCCAAGCGCCTCAAGGCGCGCATCATCGTGGCAACGCACCAGAACCTTTCCGCCAAGGAGGGAGAAGGGAAGTTCCGCCGCGACCTGTACTATCGCCTGCGCACGCACCGCGTCCAGATTCCCGCGCTCAGGGAGCGGCGCGGCGACATCCCGCTTCTTTTGGACCATTTCCTGGCCGAGGCCGCCGAGGCGCTGGGGAAGAAGAAGCCGACGCCCCCCAAGGGGCTGGCGCAGTTTCTCTCCACTTACAGCTTCCCGGGTAACGTCAGGGAACTGAAGGCGATGGTGTTCGACGCGGTCAGCGTGCACCGGGACCGGATGCTTTCCATGGACAGCTTCGTCAAGGCGGTCGAGTCCGCCCAGGCCGAGGCGGGCCCCTCCGCTGTGCCTCCCCCAAGAGAAAATCCATTCAGCGGCTTCGACGAGCTTCCCACCTTCAGCGATGCGGCTGCGTTCCTGGTCCAGGAGGCACTTGCCCGCGCCAACGGCAACCAGACCCTCGCCGCGCGGCTGCTGGGCATCTCCCAGCCCGCCCTGAGCAAACGGTTGAAGATGATGCACTCTTGA
- a CDS encoding transporter substrate-binding domain-containing protein, with translation MNHRRLGNSRMRTKPAQLLPASWQGRRRPFLALFTLFTLITLCLLAAPSALLAAGAATAAQTRTVVVGGDRDYPPYEFIDRSGQPAGYNVDLTRAIAEVMGMKVEFRLGSWAEMRGALQSGRVDVLQGMSFSTERSDEVDFSVPHAVVNHAIFGRKDNPSINSLEELKGKTVAVHRGGIMHDYLVKQGLGERLTLTDTPADAMRMVASGKIEYAVVAIVPGMYMIRELKLTNLVPVVRNVATHRYCYAVDKGNAELLSRFNEGLAILKKTGQYDAIHNKWLGVVDTAPIDWWTIVKYAAVVVVPLILLLGGFALWSRTLHRQVALRTADLTREIGERRQVEEELRLNQQQLVQADKMAALGVLVSGVAHEINNPTGIILLEAPILKRFHTDATKILERYYEENGDFTCGGLPYSRMRQEVPKSLAKIQDAGKRIKRIVDDLKDFARQDTTSGTEVIDLNTAAQAAVRLVEPTIRKATRNFSVGYRKGLPRVRGSRQRLEQVLVNLILNACQALPDPERGIELITWHDAFRDTVVLRLRDEGAGIAPEHLSRLTDPFFTTKQDQGGTGLGLSVSAGIVKEHGGTLEFQSDGSGTTVTLTLPAHHKEADA, from the coding sequence ATGAACCACCGCCGGCTTGGCAACAGCCGCATGCGCACCAAACCAGCGCAACTCCTCCCCGCATCTTGGCAGGGGAGGAGGCGCCCCTTCCTCGCCCTTTTCACCCTTTTCACCCTTATCACCCTCTGTCTGCTCGCCGCTCCTTCCGCGCTGCTGGCAGCCGGGGCGGCCACCGCCGCCCAGACTCGCACCGTCGTGGTCGGCGGCGACCGGGATTATCCTCCCTACGAGTTCATTGACCGCTCCGGCCAGCCCGCCGGCTACAACGTCGACTTGACCCGCGCCATCGCCGAGGTCATGGGGATGAAGGTGGAGTTCCGGCTGGGGAGTTGGGCCGAGATGCGGGGCGCACTCCAGTCCGGGCGCGTAGACGTGTTGCAGGGGATGTCCTTCTCAACCGAGCGCTCCGACGAGGTCGACTTCTCGGTGCCGCACGCCGTTGTCAACCACGCCATTTTCGGCCGCAAGGACAATCCGTCGATCAACTCACTGGAGGAGCTCAAGGGGAAGACGGTCGCGGTGCACCGCGGCGGCATCATGCACGACTACCTGGTCAAGCAGGGACTGGGGGAGCGGCTCACCCTGACGGACACCCCCGCCGATGCCATGCGCATGGTCGCCTCGGGCAAGATCGAGTATGCCGTGGTGGCCATCGTGCCCGGCATGTACATGATCCGCGAGCTGAAACTCACCAACCTGGTGCCGGTGGTCCGCAACGTGGCAACCCACCGTTACTGTTATGCCGTCGACAAGGGGAACGCCGAACTGCTGTCGCGCTTCAACGAGGGGCTCGCCATCCTCAAGAAGACCGGTCAGTACGACGCGATCCACAACAAGTGGCTCGGGGTGGTGGACACTGCCCCCATCGACTGGTGGACCATCGTCAAGTACGCGGCCGTGGTCGTCGTGCCGCTGATTCTCCTCCTGGGCGGCTTCGCCCTCTGGTCGCGTACGCTGCACCGGCAGGTGGCTTTGCGTACCGCCGACCTGACCCGGGAGATCGGGGAACGGCGCCAGGTTGAGGAGGAACTGCGCCTGAACCAGCAGCAACTGGTACAGGCGGACAAGATGGCCGCGCTGGGCGTGCTTGTCTCCGGCGTCGCCCACGAGATCAACAACCCCACCGGGATCATCCTCTTGGAGGCCCCGATTCTGAAGCGCTTCCACACCGACGCCACCAAGATTCTGGAGCGCTACTACGAGGAAAACGGTGACTTTACCTGCGGTGGGCTGCCGTATTCCCGGATGCGCCAGGAGGTGCCCAAGTCGCTGGCGAAGATCCAGGATGCCGGCAAGCGCATCAAGAGGATCGTGGACGACCTGAAGGATTTCGCCCGCCAGGACACCACCAGCGGCACCGAGGTTATCGACCTGAACACGGCCGCCCAGGCAGCGGTGCGACTGGTAGAGCCGACCATCCGCAAGGCCACCCGCAATTTCAGCGTCGGTTACCGCAAGGGGCTGCCCCGGGTGCGCGGCAGCCGGCAGCGCCTCGAGCAGGTGCTGGTCAACCTGATCTTGAACGCATGCCAGGCGCTCCCCGACCCGGAGAGGGGCATCGAACTCATCACCTGGCACGATGCCTTTCGCGACACAGTCGTGCTCAGGTTGCGCGACGAAGGGGCCGGGATCGCGCCCGAGCACCTGTCCCGCCTGACCGATCCCTTCTTCACCACCAAGCAGGACCAGGGGGGGACCGGCCTCGGGCTTTCGGTTTCTGCCGGCATCGTCAAGGAGCATGGTGGCACCCTCGAGTTCCAATCAGACGGCAGCGGCACTACGGTCACCCTGACCCTGCCCGCCCATCACAAGGAGGCTGACGCGTGA
- a CDS encoding saccharopine dehydrogenase family protein has product MSKVLIIGAGGVGGVVTHKCAQATGVITAITLASRTESKCRAIADQIEFPIGTAQVDADNVPELIELIKREQPKLVINVALPYQDLTIMDACLATGVDYLDTANYEPLDTAKFEYSWQWAYQDRFKEKGLMALLGSGFDPGVTNVYTALAAKKYLDEVHEIDIIDANAGNHGQPFATNFNPEINIREVTAPCRHWENGDWVETAPLSTKRVFDFPDAIGPMNIYRMYHEEMESLVKHIPTIKKAQFWMTFSDNYLKHLEVLQNVGMTRIDEVEFNGQKIVPLQFLKAVLPDPGSLGPLTKGRTCIGVIARGIKDGKRKQVYIYNICDHEACYREVKSQAISYTTGVPAVVGAIMMLTGKWRSEGVFNMEQFDPEPFIEKLGPMGLPTVVVDGGDWAEL; this is encoded by the coding sequence ATGAGCAAAGTATTGATTATCGGGGCAGGCGGCGTAGGCGGGGTTGTTACCCATAAGTGTGCCCAGGCAACCGGCGTGATCACCGCCATTACCCTCGCTTCCCGCACCGAATCCAAGTGCCGCGCCATCGCGGACCAGATAGAGTTCCCGATCGGCACCGCGCAGGTGGATGCCGACAACGTGCCGGAGCTGATAGAGCTGATCAAGCGCGAGCAGCCCAAGCTGGTCATCAACGTGGCGCTGCCGTACCAGGACCTGACCATCATGGACGCCTGCCTGGCCACAGGCGTGGACTATCTCGATACCGCCAACTACGAGCCCCTTGATACCGCCAAATTCGAGTACAGCTGGCAGTGGGCCTACCAGGACCGCTTCAAAGAGAAGGGGCTGATGGCCCTGCTCGGTTCCGGCTTCGACCCGGGCGTCACCAACGTCTACACTGCACTTGCCGCCAAGAAGTACCTGGACGAAGTGCACGAGATCGACATCATCGACGCCAACGCGGGCAACCACGGTCAGCCCTTTGCCACCAACTTCAACCCAGAGATCAACATCCGCGAGGTGACCGCTCCCTGCCGTCACTGGGAGAACGGCGACTGGGTCGAGACCGCGCCCCTGTCCACCAAGCGCGTGTTCGACTTCCCGGATGCCATTGGCCCGATGAACATCTACCGCATGTACCACGAGGAGATGGAGTCGCTGGTGAAGCACATCCCGACCATCAAGAAGGCACAGTTCTGGATGACCTTCTCCGACAACTACCTGAAGCACCTTGAAGTGCTGCAGAACGTCGGCATGACCCGCATCGACGAGGTCGAGTTCAACGGCCAGAAGATCGTGCCGCTGCAGTTCCTGAAAGCGGTGCTGCCGGATCCGGGCAGCCTCGGGCCGCTCACCAAGGGGCGCACCTGCATCGGCGTCATTGCCCGCGGCATTAAGGACGGCAAGCGCAAGCAGGTCTACATCTACAACATCTGCGACCACGAGGCGTGCTACCGCGAAGTGAAGAGCCAGGCCATCAGCTACACCACCGGCGTTCCGGCCGTGGTTGGCGCCATCATGATGCTCACCGGCAAGTGGCGCAGCGAGGGCGTGTTCAACATGGAGCAGTTCGATCCGGAGCCGTTTATCGAGAAACTGGGCCCCATGGGCCTCCCGACCGTCGTTGTCGACGGTGGTGACTGGGCGGAACTGTAA
- a CDS encoding bifunctional 5,10-methylenetetrahydrofolate dehydrogenase/5,10-methenyltetrahydrofolate cyclohydrolase — protein MNLLDGKKCADSLIAGIAKQVARHVDAGLRKPHMTVILVGNHAPSESYVKSKITTCSLSGFDSNLIRLPESVSEKELLALIAEINEDNSTDGVIVQLPLPKQINAQRVINAISPDKDIDGFHPTNFGRMALGQKAFRPATAYGICKLLQFYQVPVAGKHCVVIGRSNIVGKPISIMLSNDFDIGNATVTLTHIETPRELLLEETRRADIVIVAVGIPGFVTPDMVRDGVTLIDVGINRLENGKLVGDVAFEAVAPKCEWITPVPGGVGRMTVAALMINTLAAYQNNFELA, from the coding sequence ATGAATCTTTTAGACGGCAAAAAGTGCGCTGACAGCCTGATCGCGGGCATCGCGAAGCAGGTCGCACGCCACGTGGACGCGGGGCTCAGGAAACCGCACATGACGGTGATCCTGGTCGGCAACCACGCCCCCAGCGAGTCCTACGTCAAATCGAAAATCACCACCTGCTCGCTCTCGGGCTTCGACAGCAACCTGATCCGCCTCCCCGAGTCGGTCAGCGAGAAGGAACTCCTGGCGCTGATCGCCGAAATCAATGAGGACAACTCCACCGACGGCGTCATCGTGCAGCTCCCGCTCCCCAAACAGATCAACGCCCAGCGCGTCATCAACGCCATCTCCCCTGACAAGGACATCGATGGTTTCCACCCCACCAACTTCGGGCGCATGGCCCTCGGACAGAAGGCGTTCCGCCCGGCAACCGCCTACGGCATCTGCAAGCTGCTGCAGTTCTACCAGGTGCCGGTAGCCGGCAAACACTGCGTGGTCATCGGTCGCTCCAACATCGTGGGCAAGCCCATCTCCATCATGCTCTCCAACGACTTCGATATTGGCAACGCCACGGTGACCCTCACCCATATCGAGACTCCGCGGGAACTGCTGCTCGAGGAAACCCGCCGCGCCGACATCGTCATCGTGGCCGTCGGTATCCCCGGTTTCGTCACCCCCGATATGGTGCGGGATGGCGTCACCCTCATCGACGTCGGCATCAACCGCCTGGAGAACGGCAAGCTGGTCGGTGATGTCGCCTTCGAAGCCGTCGCCCCCAAGTGTGAGTGGATCACCCCCGTTCCCGGCGGCGTCGGCCGCATGACCGTGGCCGCCCTCATGATCAACACGCTGGCCGCGTACCAGAACAACTTCGAGCTGGCTTAA